Proteins encoded by one window of Fusobacterium mortiferum ATCC 9817:
- a CDS encoding contractile injection system sheath initiator, with translation MTLPISYLRINSDVQAIEEQKELQVQETIKEKDVLFDYTTGKFYYDGLEPRKIYNKVEIIKEWIKKLFYTERDRWNVHIKDVGYPFGLNIYKYVGQQLYPNTDLIELIKDDIYNSLKNHKDIEEIHCLQLIQIDDKMYCGFIVELKESAFEVEEVIKVE, from the coding sequence ATGACATTACCTATTAGTTATTTAAGAATCAATAGTGATGTACAAGCTATTGAAGAGCAAAAGGAATTACAAGTTCAAGAAACTATAAAAGAAAAGGATGTTCTCTTTGATTATACAACAGGAAAATTCTACTATGATGGATTAGAACCTAGAAAAATCTACAATAAAGTAGAAATTATAAAAGAATGGATTAAAAAACTTTTCTATACTGAAAGAGATAGGTGGAATGTCCATATTAAAGATGTAGGTTACCCCTTTGGATTAAATATCTACAAATATGTAGGACAACAATTATATCCTAATACGGACCTAATAGAACTTATCAAAGATGACATTTATAATTCCTTGAAAAATCATAAGGATATTGAGGAAATACATTGTTTACAGCTTATACAGATTGATGACAAGATGTATTGTGGATTTATAGTTGAATTAAAAGAGAGTGCTTTTGAGGTAGAGGAGGTAATAAAAGTTGAGTGA
- a CDS encoding baseplate J/gp47 family protein yields MSDERINKKVNDMAEMISYNTSTGSFARDIITSVAIEMVKEEDDYSEQLDKRLIDTATGTDLDISCADKALDRLQATKSTGQVKITGVNGSLIKKGYIVINSSTATEYEILEEKTIENISTTVKIQCTKAGTVGNCEVGQINKFGEEYTGLSKVENLENITNGTDIETDDNFRKRALDYIRKPRMSWNKYVFEDKAKEVKGVEHSHCIPRWSGAGTVKLVITEQGKEVVSSELKEKVKNYIDLEIISDIDLTVEGVEINRVDIVVKGTISSDFNEEAAKTTLTEKLNNFFFENLFQEKIFYFDIVETIQHAGCITKIGDITVAGSRNDIELNENKLCKVNTITINPLE; encoded by the coding sequence TTGAGTGATGAAAGAATAAATAAAAAAGTCAATGATATGGCTGAAATGATTTCCTATAATACCTCAACTGGAAGTTTTGCTAGAGATATTATTACATCAGTAGCTATAGAAATGGTAAAAGAGGAAGATGATTATTCAGAACAACTTGATAAAAGACTTATAGATACAGCAACAGGAACTGACTTAGATATTTCATGTGCTGATAAGGCTTTAGATAGGCTTCAAGCAACTAAATCAACTGGTCAAGTAAAAATAACAGGAGTAAATGGAAGTCTTATTAAGAAAGGTTATATAGTTATAAATTCAAGTACAGCAACAGAGTATGAAATCTTAGAAGAAAAGACAATAGAAAATATCTCTACTACTGTAAAAATTCAATGTACTAAGGCTGGAACTGTTGGTAACTGTGAAGTAGGACAAATTAATAAATTTGGAGAAGAATATACAGGACTTTCTAAGGTAGAAAACTTAGAAAATATTACTAATGGAACAGATATAGAAACAGATGATAATTTCAGAAAGAGAGCTTTAGATTATATCAGAAAGCCAAGAATGAGCTGGAATAAATATGTATTTGAGGATAAAGCTAAGGAAGTTAAAGGAGTTGAGCATTCTCATTGTATTCCTAGATGGAGTGGTGCTGGAACTGTTAAGCTAGTTATAACAGAGCAAGGGAAAGAAGTAGTATCTTCTGAACTTAAAGAAAAAGTGAAAAATTATATAGATTTAGAAATTATTTCAGATATAGATTTAACTGTTGAAGGAGTTGAAATCAATAGAGTTGATATTGTAGTTAAAGGAACTATATCAAGTGATTTTAATGAAGAAGCAGCTAAAACAACACTAACAGAAAAATTAAATAATTTTTTCTTTGAGAATTTATTCCAAGAAAAGATTTTTTATTTTGATATTGTTGAAACTATCCAACATGCTGGGTGTATTACTAAGATAGGAGATATTACAGTAGCTGGAAGTAGAAATGATATAGAACTCAATGAAAATAAACTTTGTAAAGTAAATACTATTACTATAAACCCTTTAGAGTAG